The Mesorhizobium sp. M1D.F.Ca.ET.043.01.1.1 genome contains a region encoding:
- a CDS encoding HrgA protein: MALELKNRVVELLSANPGKRFKARDIAIWIAETYPEAVAAKIKRSVAIQTHDQLLYQLVAEIGANRPIWQKQLPQLRSTEGVRPRLFYWSDKTEEQEVADVESGKEPVLEFATAPEGAVPAAAGETQKKVLRRSEHDLYPLLIEFLEAEHGVQGHRIDEKKSSNTYGSGGNKWLFPDVVGMENLSDGLHPEVVTAIRESRDRQIRLWSFEVKLLINRSNARETYFQAVSNSSWANYGYLVAANFEGSETLKELRILYAMHGIGLISLDEENPIESEILVPAREKPDIEWPMCSRLATENKDFKQFMTKVRHFFQTGDM; this comes from the coding sequence ATGGCATTAGAATTGAAGAACAGGGTTGTTGAACTTTTGTCAGCGAACCCAGGGAAGAGATTCAAAGCCAGGGACATAGCGATATGGATCGCAGAAACATATCCCGAGGCGGTGGCAGCGAAGATAAAGCGCAGCGTAGCAATCCAGACCCATGATCAGCTTCTTTATCAGCTTGTCGCCGAGATCGGCGCTAACCGTCCCATCTGGCAAAAGCAGCTTCCGCAATTGCGCAGCACGGAAGGCGTGCGACCGCGCCTCTTCTATTGGTCCGACAAGACCGAGGAACAGGAAGTGGCTGATGTCGAGAGCGGCAAGGAGCCTGTCCTTGAGTTCGCGACCGCGCCGGAAGGTGCTGTTCCCGCTGCCGCCGGCGAAACCCAAAAGAAGGTTCTGCGGCGAAGTGAACATGATCTGTATCCGCTGCTGATAGAATTTTTGGAAGCGGAGCACGGTGTTCAAGGCCATCGCATCGATGAGAAGAAATCTTCCAACACGTACGGGAGTGGCGGCAACAAGTGGTTGTTTCCTGACGTGGTGGGGATGGAAAACCTGTCGGACGGCCTTCACCCCGAGGTTGTGACCGCAATCCGGGAGAGCCGCGACAGGCAAATCCGACTCTGGTCGTTTGAGGTAAAGCTTCTCATCAACCGTTCGAATGCCCGCGAGACCTATTTTCAGGCCGTTTCGAATTCCTCATGGGCCAACTATGGCTACCTTGTTGCCGCTAATTTCGAAGGTTCCGAAACTCTCAAGGAATTGCGAATTCTGTATGCGATGCACGGCATCGGCCTGATCAGCCTCGATGAGGAAAATCCTATCGAGAGCGAAATCCTTGTTCCGGCGCGCGAGAAGCCAGATATCGAATGGCCTATGTGCAGCCGCCTCGCAACCGAGAACAAGGACTTCAAGCAGTTCATGACGAAGGTCCGCCACTTCTTCCAGACGGGCGATATGTAG
- a CDS encoding topoisomerase DNA-binding C4 zinc finger domain-containing protein, producing the protein MIIVPEDPQTDTISVPVLKIFDGDGFLTRVKVSEVTGNPRDQAEIEITARFGFIDAPEIEQPGGQEARDFLTALIGGKWVELAILMKMNTGRSVDTYGRVVCVPYLTLDYADGEFRTPSSCPHVITTFGAPFRVTRNVELEMVVNGWAWVLERYGPDQRYLDALEDAKRAKRGIWAFKDNIHPWEFKKQKHHNKAPKPPCPTESCRGHLVRKSGRFGEFLGCSEYPRCRYSCSVAG; encoded by the coding sequence GTGATCATTGTGCCTGAGGATCCACAAACGGACACGATTAGTGTTCCGGTGCTAAAGATATTCGATGGTGACGGGTTTCTAACTCGGGTCAAGGTTTCCGAGGTCACAGGAAACCCAAGGGATCAAGCCGAGATTGAGATAACCGCTAGATTCGGGTTCATCGATGCTCCGGAAATTGAACAGCCCGGGGGCCAAGAGGCCAGGGATTTCCTCACCGCCTTGATCGGCGGCAAGTGGGTCGAACTTGCCATCTTGATGAAGATGAATACTGGGCGGTCAGTAGACACGTACGGCCGTGTCGTTTGCGTCCCCTATCTGACGCTGGATTACGCCGACGGCGAGTTCAGAACACCGTCGTCATGCCCTCATGTCATAACGACGTTTGGAGCGCCCTTCCGCGTGACGAGAAACGTCGAGCTAGAGATGGTCGTCAATGGCTGGGCTTGGGTTCTGGAGCGATACGGACCCGATCAGCGTTACCTCGATGCCCTGGAGGACGCCAAACGCGCAAAGCGGGGCATATGGGCTTTCAAGGACAACATCCATCCTTGGGAATTCAAGAAACAGAAACATCACAACAAAGCGCCAAAGCCCCCATGCCCGACAGAGAGTTGTCGCGGTCACCTTGTTAGAAAGAGCGGCAGGTTCGGCGAATTCCTGGGCTGCTCCGAATATCCGCGATGCAGGTATTCTTGTTCGGTGGCCGGCTGA
- a CDS encoding DUF2971 domain-containing protein has product MRRLYHFLKGQYAVAAIEKRRLRISRIEDLNDAFEFIGIALDDKRDRIHLSSYRRRLDMEQGIICMSETWSKPQMWGHYGESFRGMVLGFDISEDDFFKVRYRKTRPRLADLGLSSYAEIGPEHLKDLARIKSDGWAYEDEWRWQLPLVNPEVIQGQTHYFQPFGPGLRLKEAIAGPKFRERSYEQMREMVKGMGVEVMLARGDFAKFEVTRQRQFSLWPPVDPQTP; this is encoded by the coding sequence ATGCGGCGGCTCTACCACTTCCTGAAGGGCCAATATGCGGTCGCCGCCATCGAGAAGCGGCGCCTACGCATCTCCCGCATCGAAGACCTCAATGACGCTTTCGAATTCATAGGCATCGCGCTCGACGACAAGCGCGACCGCATCCACCTGTCCTCGTATCGTCGCCGGCTGGACATGGAGCAGGGCATTATCTGCATGAGCGAAACTTGGTCCAAGCCGCAGATGTGGGGGCACTATGGCGAAAGTTTTCGCGGGATGGTGCTTGGGTTTGACATTTCGGAAGACGACTTCTTCAAGGTCCGTTACCGCAAAACCAGGCCGCGCCTTGCCGACCTCGGACTGTCGTCGTATGCCGAAATCGGACCTGAGCACCTTAAAGACTTGGCGCGGATAAAGTCTGACGGCTGGGCATATGAAGACGAGTGGCGCTGGCAACTGCCACTGGTCAATCCCGAGGTCATCCAGGGCCAGACGCACTACTTCCAGCCATTCGGGCCCGGCCTGCGGCTGAAGGAAGCCATTGCCGGTCCAAAGTTCCGCGAGCGCTCCTATGAGCAGATGCGGGAGATGGTGAAAGGGATGGGCGTCGAGGTAATGCTGGCACGGGGCGACTTCGCAAAGTTCGAGGTCACCCGTCAACGCCAGTTTAGTTTATGGCCGCCTGTTGATCCGCAGACACCTTAG
- a CDS encoding type ISP restriction/modification enzyme, which yields MLVGFIELKAPGKGADPRRFTDPHDKEQWGKLKSLPNLLYTDGQSFSLWQDGEIVGKVVALEGNIESDGAKLAAPDGLLPLIVNFLTWKPIPPANAKQLAQISARLCRLLRDEVIEQLERKSQGLTDLARDWRRLLFPEANDYRFADGYAQAVTFGLLVARAIDISLSGGIHQAAYQLRGSNSLIGTALGLLTDDPENQKALETSLATLTRVLNEVNWHTISKDKPEAWLYFYEDFLEVYDNDLRKLTGSYYTPPEVVAAMTRLVDETLRGPLFSRPAGLASTDVTLADPAMGTGTFLLGVIRKIAATVEADQGKGAVRGAVEAAMSRLIGFELQFGPFAVAQLRLIAELQALTKPDAKTPPKLPDLQLFITDTLGNPYIEQDTLVQSGPIAQSRREANRIKQQRDITVVLGNPPYKNQASGMGAWVEQGATGRPAPMDWWAPPPEWKLGAYTHHLKNLYVYFWRWATWKVFGTGNRAATGTPDRDEEGIICFITVAGFLGGDGFQKMRDDLRRTCSDIWVIDCSPDGHQPEVRTRIFQGVQQPVCIVLAAKPLSKDRNTPARVRFRALPKGPRGDKFTALETLTLDASDWQDCPADWRAPFFPAASDEWVTFPPLDRFFDWSSPGIKTHRTWVIAPDPESLSRRWDALRRETNIEKKERLFHPDRDRYLDKVVSVGLGDHGVRASAVIKDEESIVSPCRYGFRSFDRQWIVPDHRLLSMARPTLWNCYSAREVYLTALEASSPKSGPAITFTGLIPDHDHYKGSFGGRVYPLWRDAAAKVPNVPTQLAGVLADVYGHAVSAEDVLAYLAAVMAHPAFTARFQNDLVQPGLRVPLTADPALFSEAVALGREVIWLHTYGERFADPAAGRPKAPPRMAEGARPFIPEGGSIPGPPEPLPDTMEYDPAKRRLHVGNGFVDNVSPEMWAYEVSGKQVVWHWFSYRRLDRTRPQIGDKRPPSPLDRIQPDHWLAEYTSDLIDLLNVLGRVIALEPTQADLLASILKAELIKADHLKVVLGARNN from the coding sequence GTGCTGGTCGGATTCATCGAACTAAAGGCACCGGGCAAGGGTGCCGATCCGCGCCGCTTCACCGATCCGCACGACAAAGAACAATGGGGCAAACTGAAATCGCTGCCCAATCTCCTCTATACCGATGGCCAGTCCTTCAGCCTGTGGCAGGACGGTGAGATCGTCGGCAAGGTCGTCGCGCTCGAAGGCAATATCGAAAGCGATGGGGCGAAGCTCGCCGCCCCCGACGGGCTGCTGCCTCTGATCGTCAACTTCCTGACCTGGAAACCCATACCGCCCGCCAACGCCAAGCAGCTCGCGCAGATTTCGGCGCGACTGTGCCGCCTTTTGCGCGATGAGGTGATTGAACAACTGGAGCGCAAGAGCCAGGGACTGACGGATCTCGCCAGAGATTGGCGCAGGCTGCTGTTTCCGGAAGCCAACGACTACCGTTTCGCTGATGGCTATGCGCAGGCCGTGACGTTCGGCCTGCTCGTCGCTCGCGCCATCGACATTTCGCTCTCCGGCGGCATCCACCAGGCAGCCTATCAGTTGCGCGGCTCCAATTCGCTGATCGGCACCGCCCTCGGCCTTCTTACTGACGACCCCGAAAACCAGAAGGCGTTGGAGACGTCGCTCGCCACGCTGACCCGCGTGCTGAACGAGGTGAACTGGCACACCATCAGCAAGGACAAGCCGGAAGCCTGGCTCTATTTCTACGAGGATTTTCTCGAAGTCTACGACAACGATCTCAGGAAGCTGACCGGCTCCTACTACACGCCGCCGGAGGTGGTGGCAGCGATGACGCGGTTGGTGGACGAAACCTTGCGCGGGCCGCTGTTCTCGCGCCCGGCGGGCCTGGCATCGACCGACGTGACGCTTGCCGATCCGGCGATGGGCACAGGCACCTTCCTGCTTGGGGTCATACGCAAGATTGCCGCCACGGTCGAGGCCGACCAGGGCAAGGGCGCGGTGCGCGGCGCGGTCGAGGCGGCGATGAGTCGACTGATCGGGTTCGAGCTCCAGTTCGGCCCCTTCGCCGTCGCTCAGCTTCGCCTGATCGCCGAGTTGCAGGCTCTGACGAAGCCGGATGCCAAGACCCCGCCGAAACTACCCGACTTGCAGCTTTTCATCACCGACACGCTCGGCAACCCATATATCGAGCAGGACACACTGGTGCAGAGTGGCCCTATCGCGCAATCGCGGCGGGAAGCAAACCGGATCAAGCAGCAGCGCGACATCACCGTCGTGCTCGGCAATCCGCCCTACAAGAATCAGGCAAGTGGCATGGGCGCCTGGGTGGAGCAAGGCGCGACCGGTCGCCCCGCGCCGATGGATTGGTGGGCGCCGCCGCCGGAATGGAAGCTTGGCGCCTACACCCATCACTTGAAGAACCTCTATGTCTATTTCTGGCGCTGGGCAACGTGGAAGGTGTTCGGCACCGGCAACCGTGCAGCGACCGGAACCCCCGACCGGGACGAGGAGGGCATCATCTGCTTCATCACCGTCGCCGGCTTCCTTGGTGGGGATGGATTTCAGAAGATGCGCGACGATCTCCGGCGCACCTGTTCCGACATATGGGTGATCGACTGCTCGCCGGACGGACACCAGCCGGAAGTCCGGACTCGCATCTTCCAAGGCGTGCAGCAGCCCGTCTGCATCGTGTTGGCGGCGAAGCCGCTCAGCAAGGATCGGAACACGCCGGCCAGGGTGAGATTCCGCGCGCTACCCAAGGGGCCGCGCGGGGACAAGTTCACCGCGCTGGAGACCCTGACGCTCGACGCGTCAGACTGGCAGGATTGTCCTGCCGACTGGCGCGCGCCGTTCTTTCCGGCAGCGAGTGACGAGTGGGTAACGTTCCCGCCGTTAGATAGGTTTTTCGACTGGTCGAGTCCCGGCATAAAGACACATCGGACGTGGGTTATCGCTCCCGACCCCGAGTCTTTGTCTCGGCGTTGGGACGCATTACGCCGCGAGACAAACATCGAGAAGAAGGAACGGCTGTTTCACCCCGACCGGGATCGATACCTGGACAAGGTTGTGTCTGTCGGATTGGGCGATCACGGAGTGAGAGCCAGTGCAGTTATCAAAGACGAAGAATCGATCGTTTCCCCCTGTCGATACGGATTTCGATCCTTCGATCGCCAGTGGATCGTGCCAGATCATCGCCTTTTGAGCATGGCTCGGCCGACATTGTGGAACTGCTACTCCGCGCGCGAAGTCTACCTGACTGCCTTGGAAGCATCGTCTCCAAAATCCGGACCAGCGATCACCTTCACGGGGCTGATTCCAGATCACGATCACTACAAGGGCTCATTCGGCGGCCGGGTATATCCGCTGTGGCGAGATGCGGCGGCGAAGGTTCCGAACGTCCCGACGCAACTGGCTGGCGTGCTAGCCGACGTTTACGGCCATGCGGTCTCGGCCGAGGATGTCTTGGCCTATCTGGCGGCGGTTATGGCGCATCCGGCCTTTACCGCGCGGTTCCAGAACGACCTCGTACAGCCTGGCTTGCGCGTGCCGTTGACTGCAGACCCGGCACTGTTTTCGGAAGCCGTCGCGCTCGGCCGTGAAGTCATCTGGCTTCACACCTACGGCGAGCGTTTCGCCGATCCGGCAGCCGGACGGCCGAAGGCGCCGCCGCGCATGGCCGAGGGTGCCCGGCCGTTCATTCCGGAGGGTGGCAGCATTCCCGGTCCGCCGGAGCCGCTGCCCGACACCATGGAATACGATCCGGCCAAGCGTCGGCTGCATGTCGGCAACGGGTTCGTTGACAACGTCTCGCCGGAAATGTGGGCCTATGAAGTCTCAGGCAAACAGGTGGTATGGCACTGGTTCAGCTACCGCCGGCTTGACCGCACGCGGCCACAGATCGGCGACAAGCGGCCGCCATCGCCACTCGACAGGATACAGCCCGACCATTGGCTGGCCGAATACACCAGCGACCTGATCGACCTCCTCAATGTGCTGGGGCGGGTAATCGCGCTAGAGCCGACGCAGGCCGACCTGCTGGCAAGCATCCTGAAGGCCGAGCTCATCAAGGCCGATCACCTGAAGGTGGTGTTGGGTGCCAGAAATAACTGA
- a CDS encoding IS110 family transposase, whose protein sequence is MGNVTTIGLDIAKSVFQVHGVDAASEVVFRKKLTRGRVLAFFESLPRCLVGIEACSSSHYWARELTSRGHDVRLLPAQYVKPYLKRQKNDAADAEAICEAVTRPTMRFVPVKTPQQQSVMMLHRVLLMLNRQRTQISNALRAHLSEFGIVAPIGRNGVEQLLVVVNDENDARIPADARLCLRMLEAQLRVVKAQILENDRRVRASARETELGRRLMEIPGVGPLLASAFVATVADVHAFKSGRCLSAWIGLVPKQNSSGGKEKLGSISKAGNRYLRQLLVVGAMAVIRYAERNGTRRPWLVQLMARRTAKVAAVALANKTARMVWALMTNGERYREPVIA, encoded by the coding sequence ATGGGCAACGTTACGACGATTGGTCTGGATATTGCGAAGTCAGTGTTTCAAGTTCACGGCGTGGATGCGGCGAGTGAGGTTGTCTTTCGCAAGAAGCTGACGCGTGGGCGCGTGCTGGCATTCTTCGAGAGCCTGCCACGTTGCCTGGTCGGAATCGAAGCCTGCAGCTCGTCGCACTATTGGGCAAGAGAGCTAACTTCACGTGGCCATGATGTGCGGCTGCTGCCGGCACAGTATGTGAAGCCTTATCTGAAGCGGCAGAAGAATGATGCTGCAGACGCAGAGGCGATCTGCGAGGCGGTGACACGGCCAACCATGCGCTTCGTGCCGGTGAAGACTCCCCAGCAGCAAAGTGTGATGATGCTTCACCGGGTCCTGTTGATGCTCAACCGCCAGCGGACACAGATATCGAACGCGTTGCGAGCGCACCTATCCGAGTTCGGGATCGTGGCGCCGATCGGGCGGAATGGGGTCGAACAATTGCTCGTGGTCGTCAACGACGAGAACGACGCCAGGATACCTGCCGACGCGCGGCTATGCCTGCGCATGCTCGAGGCGCAGCTCAGGGTCGTGAAGGCGCAGATCCTGGAGAATGATCGAAGGGTGCGGGCGAGTGCGCGAGAGACCGAGCTTGGTCGCAGGTTGATGGAGATTCCCGGCGTAGGCCCGCTACTGGCGAGTGCGTTCGTCGCGACCGTCGCCGATGTTCACGCATTCAAGTCGGGGCGCTGCCTATCGGCCTGGATCGGACTCGTGCCGAAGCAGAACTCTAGCGGGGGAAAAGAGAAGCTTGGCAGCATCTCAAAGGCCGGCAATCGCTACCTGCGTCAATTACTCGTTGTCGGCGCAATGGCGGTCATCCGCTATGCCGAACGGAACGGGACGAGGAGGCCATGGCTTGTGCAGTTGATGGCGCGGCGAACAGCCAAGGTTGCGGCGGTTGCGTTGGCCAATAAGACCGCCCGGATGGTTTGGGCATTGATGACGAACGGCGAGCGCTACAGAGAGCCGGTCATCGCATAA
- a CDS encoding YhaN family protein — MRLRRLDLTRYGKFTDQAIDFGEKPVAGPDLHIVFGLNEAGKSTALSAYLDLLFGIEERSRYNFLHEYSSMRIGGLLEFEAQTLAVSRTKSRSNSLYDAEGRPLSEIAISPHLAGLSRDAYSSMFSLDDETLEAGGKAILESRGDLGKLLFTASAGLGHASDVLVALGTEADGLHRKQAQTTDIALLKKRFAELKSRKETIDTLASTFEALEAERAEAQEKYDRSLTERAVLSARLATIDRYVRAAPLLAEIKRKATRLADLPDPPSPKRTWSGSVAELIDQDARLRTRLQANADEIDRAKAKIEVIDVDGTVLAISEQVRGLADRKARYLSAGMDLPTRKMEVQLLDQTIANCLAALGRSAEQDPSRLILPAFVVGTLRNMVEQRSGITTSLRMARDEAAAALDGLNAARGRVGEERAVPEPARARLMAAVSEAKASGHKREIAEARGFEEERQTRLADAMRHLRPWSGDAEALSKMPVPVPTQMAAWKKLAADLQRDRAVFSERLAEHEQSRISTSARLTAVRASADIADDDTAAAIRREREEAWRSHRADLKPETADAFAVALARDDQVGAARLAHAGELADLRVIKQKAAETELASERVAAQLCELEKRTETASIEIKQMASTLLKDCQAQSLDLLIGLLEERLSARADALGAWDDILLARARIERTTAEGERIHLGLASALRSVGIQPEAGEALEAMVVAADRFLDRQAKVDAERAEALRSVAAKEEELAARRLAVEIAERRDVAWQADVNETLKGTWLEDGIAGTGLGSVLDQLSDLSKALQDREAMRTRIGKMEADRTGFADEVARLSAQAGDPTGDEAPEQASARLTERLEQARRAREARANLLLDVQKLRDVQEALSAEIAAHQTTKQEVLDAFGVKTLPEVAERDEQLRERDSLQRAVAELEERVTSEVALEDFAQARSLLESVDLDGLAIEKAEIERHLADLDEAIQQQLVRRTRATDKLDAIGGDSQVARIDAERRTVLLEIEEKAARYIELKLGVMSAASALRVYRERHRSGMMSQASDAFALITRGQYTGLTTQPAKGGDVLIATQRDGQSKVADALSKGARFQLYLALRLAGYYEFAKLRPSVPFIADDIMETFDHLRSEEVFRLFGEMASVGQVIYLTHHQHLCEIAKSVIPDVMIHELG, encoded by the coding sequence ATGAGATTGCGGCGCCTTGACCTGACCCGCTACGGCAAGTTCACCGATCAGGCGATCGACTTTGGAGAGAAGCCGGTTGCAGGTCCGGATCTGCATATCGTTTTCGGCTTGAATGAGGCCGGGAAATCGACCGCGCTCTCTGCCTACCTGGATCTTCTCTTTGGCATCGAAGAGCGCAGCCGCTACAATTTCCTGCACGAATATAGCTCCATGCGCATCGGCGGACTGCTCGAATTCGAGGCGCAGACGCTTGCCGTTTCACGCACCAAGAGTCGCAGCAACTCACTCTACGACGCCGAAGGCCGGCCACTGAGCGAAATTGCCATTTCGCCGCACCTCGCTGGCTTGTCCCGCGACGCCTACAGCAGCATGTTCTCGCTGGATGACGAGACGCTGGAGGCAGGGGGCAAGGCGATCCTTGAATCGCGTGGCGATCTCGGCAAGCTCCTTTTCACCGCCAGTGCTGGGCTCGGCCATGCCAGCGATGTGTTGGTCGCCTTGGGAACGGAGGCAGATGGGCTTCACCGGAAACAGGCTCAGACGACCGATATCGCGCTGCTGAAGAAACGGTTCGCGGAACTCAAGTCGCGCAAGGAGACGATCGACACGCTGGCCTCGACATTCGAGGCGCTCGAGGCGGAACGGGCGGAAGCCCAGGAGAAGTATGACCGCAGCCTGACTGAACGCGCGGTGTTGTCGGCCCGGCTCGCCACGATCGACCGATATGTTCGCGCCGCTCCGCTCCTGGCCGAAATAAAACGCAAGGCAACCAGGCTGGCTGACCTGCCTGACCCCCCGTCTCCAAAGAGAACCTGGAGTGGCAGCGTCGCGGAATTGATCGATCAGGACGCGCGCTTAAGAACGCGTCTCCAGGCGAATGCCGACGAGATCGATCGGGCAAAGGCAAAGATCGAAGTAATCGACGTCGACGGCACTGTGCTGGCGATCTCGGAGCAGGTGCGAGGACTTGCCGACCGGAAGGCGCGCTATTTGTCCGCGGGCATGGATCTGCCGACCCGCAAGATGGAAGTCCAACTGCTCGACCAGACGATAGCTAACTGTCTCGCCGCGCTTGGAAGGTCGGCCGAACAGGATCCGTCCCGGCTCATCCTGCCGGCCTTTGTGGTTGGCACGCTTCGCAACATGGTCGAACAGCGCTCCGGCATCACGACGAGCCTGCGGATGGCCCGCGATGAGGCCGCTGCCGCGCTCGACGGGCTCAATGCGGCCCGAGGTCGCGTTGGCGAGGAGAGGGCGGTCCCCGAGCCCGCAAGAGCCCGGCTGATGGCAGCCGTGTCGGAAGCCAAGGCCAGCGGTCACAAACGCGAAATCGCAGAGGCGCGCGGGTTCGAGGAAGAGCGTCAAACAAGGCTGGCCGATGCGATGCGGCACCTTCGGCCGTGGTCGGGAGATGCAGAGGCACTTTCCAAAATGCCGGTCCCAGTGCCGACGCAGATGGCTGCCTGGAAGAAACTGGCCGCCGACCTTCAAAGGGACAGGGCAGTCTTTTCCGAGCGTCTGGCTGAGCATGAACAAAGCCGGATCTCAACGTCGGCTCGTCTGACTGCTGTCCGCGCCTCGGCCGACATCGCTGACGATGACACAGCCGCAGCCATTCGGCGTGAGAGGGAAGAGGCCTGGCGAAGTCACCGGGCGGACCTAAAGCCCGAAACCGCAGACGCCTTCGCCGTGGCACTGGCCAGGGACGATCAGGTCGGTGCTGCGCGATTGGCTCACGCCGGCGAGCTTGCGGACCTGCGCGTAATCAAGCAAAAGGCGGCCGAAACCGAATTGGCGAGTGAGCGCGTCGCTGCCCAGCTCTGCGAGCTGGAAAAACGCACTGAAACGGCGTCGATTGAAATCAAGCAAATGGCCAGCACCCTGCTTAAGGATTGCCAAGCGCAGTCGCTCGACCTCTTGATCGGACTTTTGGAGGAGCGGCTGTCCGCGCGCGCTGACGCGCTTGGCGCCTGGGACGACATCCTGCTCGCACGCGCGAGAATTGAACGAACAACAGCTGAAGGAGAGCGGATCCATCTAGGATTGGCCTCGGCTCTTCGAAGCGTTGGAATTCAGCCGGAAGCCGGTGAGGCCCTGGAGGCGATGGTGGTCGCTGCTGACCGTTTTCTGGACAGGCAGGCGAAGGTCGACGCGGAACGCGCGGAAGCGCTAAGAAGCGTCGCCGCGAAGGAAGAGGAGCTGGCCGCCAGGCGGCTAGCCGTTGAAATTGCAGAGCGGCGGGATGTTGCATGGCAGGCCGACGTCAATGAAACGCTGAAGGGGACTTGGCTCGAAGACGGCATCGCCGGAACCGGGCTCGGCAGCGTGCTCGATCAGCTGTCGGACCTGTCAAAGGCGCTGCAGGATCGTGAGGCCATGCGTACCCGCATAGGCAAAATGGAGGCTGACAGGACTGGCTTTGCTGACGAGGTGGCCCGGCTTAGTGCGCAGGCCGGGGATCCCACAGGTGACGAGGCGCCGGAACAGGCGAGCGCCAGGCTGACCGAGCGTCTGGAGCAAGCGCGGCGCGCGCGTGAGGCGAGGGCGAATCTCCTCCTCGATGTTCAAAAGTTGCGAGACGTTCAGGAGGCATTGAGCGCCGAGATCGCGGCACACCAGACGACCAAGCAGGAGGTGCTCGACGCTTTCGGGGTGAAAACTCTGCCCGAGGTCGCAGAGCGTGATGAACAACTTCGCGAGCGAGACAGCCTGCAGCGCGCAGTGGCCGAGCTTGAAGAACGAGTGACGAGCGAGGTCGCCCTCGAGGACTTCGCCCAGGCGCGCTCATTGCTGGAGAGCGTCGATCTCGATGGGCTGGCAATTGAAAAGGCCGAAATCGAGCGGCACCTCGCCGACCTCGATGAAGCCATACAACAGCAACTCGTCCGGCGTACCCGAGCGACCGACAAGCTCGACGCGATTGGCGGCGACAGCCAAGTTGCCCGGATCGATGCGGAGCGCCGCACCGTTCTTCTCGAAATCGAGGAGAAGGCTGCCCGCTATATCGAGTTGAAGCTTGGCGTCATGTCGGCAGCAAGCGCGCTCCGGGTCTATCGCGAACGTCACCGCTCTGGAATGATGAGCCAGGCCTCGGACGCCTTCGCACTGATAACGCGCGGCCAGTACACAGGCTTGACGACCCAGCCGGCAAAAGGCGGTGACGTCCTCATCGCCACGCAGCGGGATGGCCAATCGAAGGTCGCAGACGCTTTGTCGAAAGGCGCGCGTTTTCAGCTCTACTTGGCTCTACGCCTCGCGGGATATTACGAGTTTGCCAAGCTCAGGCCCTCTGTTCCGTTCATCGCCGACGACATCATGGAGACCTTCGACCATCTCCGGTCGGAGGAAGTTTTCCGCCTGTTTGGCGAGATGGCCAGCGTAGGCCAGGTGATCTATCTCACCCATCACCAGCACCTATGCGAGATTGCGAAGTCGGTCATTCCCGACGTTATGATCCACGAGCTCGGGTGA